A section of the Pseudomonadota bacterium genome encodes:
- the pyk gene encoding pyruvate kinase, with amino-acid sequence MPKTKIVCTIGPSSESPEVLEKLILNGMNVARLNFSHGTHEEHLQKMADIRAISDKLGAHVAILQDLCGPKIRVGKVKEPGVRLEPGQTFTLTSKIVEGNSERVSVSYQSLASDVKPGDRILLADGMLELVVKRIHHIDIICEVITGGVLTSNKGINLPTGTIKTDALTYKDQGDLVFGLKNNVDYVALSFVRSAKDIIFLKNIIKKAHKNTPVIAKIEKHEALNNIEEIMDVSDGIMVARGDLGVEIPLETVPNIQKMLVKKANDMGKPVIIATQMLRSMVNSPRPTRAEANDVANAVLDGADAIMLSEETASGDYPVQAVQYMSKIAESAEENYPHEKYLNLLHKADVSESVAYASCILADHLGVKAIVATTRSGSTAAHISRFRPKPLIIALSPEKTTARRLALYWGCLPSLVAYPDADSCGSENTVFSVLSSNRVSKGDLVVITSGSKEYVAGTTNMMKVIKL; translated from the coding sequence ATGCCGAAAACAAAAATCGTATGCACAATAGGCCCATCCAGCGAGTCACCCGAAGTTTTAGAAAAACTTATTTTAAACGGGATGAATGTAGCCAGATTGAATTTTTCGCATGGCACTCATGAAGAACATCTTCAAAAGATGGCCGATATTCGGGCTATTTCAGACAAGCTTGGCGCGCATGTAGCTATTTTACAGGATCTTTGCGGCCCTAAAATCAGAGTGGGAAAAGTAAAAGAACCGGGTGTTCGTCTTGAGCCCGGCCAGACTTTTACACTTACAAGCAAAATTGTTGAGGGTAATTCCGAAAGGGTGTCCGTATCGTATCAGAGTCTTGCATCTGATGTTAAGCCGGGAGACAGGATACTGCTTGCAGACGGCATGCTGGAGCTTGTTGTAAAAAGGATACACCATATAGATATAATCTGTGAAGTCATAACCGGCGGAGTTCTTACTTCCAATAAGGGAATAAATCTTCCTACCGGCACTATAAAAACTGATGCACTGACTTATAAAGATCAAGGGGATCTTGTTTTCGGGCTTAAAAACAATGTAGATTATGTTGCTCTATCTTTTGTAAGAAGTGCAAAAGATATTATTTTTCTGAAAAATATAATTAAAAAAGCGCATAAAAATACTCCAGTTATAGCTAAAATAGAAAAACATGAGGCTCTTAACAATATAGAAGAAATCATGGATGTATCGGATGGAATAATGGTTGCGCGTGGTGACCTTGGTGTAGAGATACCTCTGGAAACTGTGCCGAATATTCAGAAAATGCTTGTTAAAAAAGCAAATGATATGGGCAAACCGGTTATTATAGCTACCCAGATGCTTCGCTCTATGGTCAATTCACCACGTCCCACAAGAGCTGAAGCCAATGATGTTGCAAATGCAGTATTAGATGGTGCTGATGCTATTATGCTTTCAGAGGAAACGGCAAGCGGTGACTACCCAGTTCAGGCGGTTCAGTACATGAGCAAGATAGCCGAAAGCGCCGAAGAAAATTATCCGCATGAAAAATACTTAAATCTTTTGCATAAAGCTGATGTTTCCGAATCGGTTGCGTATGCTTCATGCATTCTTGCAGATCATCTTGGTGTTAAGGCCATTGTTGCCACAACTCGTTCCGGTTCAACAGCCGCCCATATTTCACGGTTCAGGCCTAAACCCTTAATTATAGCTCTTTCTCCCGAAAAAACTACGGCAAGACGCCTTGCCCTATACTGGGGATGTTTGCCAAGTCTTGTAGCATATCCGGATGCTGATAGTTGCGGTAGTGAGAATACGGTTTTTTCGGTGCTTTCTTCAAATCGTGTATCAAAAGGAGATCTTGTTGTGATTACATCCGGTTCAAAAGAATATGTTGCAGGCACTACCAACATGATGAAAGTTATAAAGCTTTAG
- a CDS encoding MltA domain-containing protein, with product MQKKIKNILVAFFLLSVLILGFTGCAKFILGSRVEMEAMVKLSSSKYPDFCDDLNYENLDESIKQSLSYLLKRPADKKFKFANDIYTTSQMVESLEAFQKFIISRPSADALRDYIKTNYYVYKSTGNDKNGRVLFTGYYEPELEGSLFKNDIYKYPVYGMPSDLVTINLSSFSSKYKGEKITGRYTGQTVVPYYDRKQIETGAIAENEAIVIAWVKDPVSLFFLQIQGSGKIDLDNGEILNVHYHATNGHPYKSIGALLIQQDIIPRSEMSMQNIRKYLYSNPEKMHEILNHNPSYVFFKTEQAGPFGYLEVKLTPQRSVALDKSIFPLSGLVYVETLKPDIDENGEIIAWSNYNKFVLAQDTGGAIRGPGRADLFWGNGKYAEIAAGNMQHEGSFYFLVLKPAKK from the coding sequence ATGCAAAAAAAAATAAAAAACATATTAGTTGCTTTCTTTCTGTTATCTGTTTTGATTTTGGGCTTTACAGGATGTGCTAAATTTATATTGGGCTCCAGAGTTGAAATGGAAGCAATGGTAAAACTATCTTCCTCAAAATATCCTGATTTTTGTGATGATTTAAATTATGAAAATCTGGATGAAAGCATAAAGCAAAGTCTTTCTTACCTTTTAAAAAGGCCTGCCGATAAAAAATTTAAATTTGCCAATGATATTTATACTACATCTCAAATGGTAGAATCTTTAGAAGCTTTTCAAAAGTTTATTATAAGCAGGCCATCAGCGGATGCCTTAAGAGATTATATTAAAACGAATTACTATGTTTATAAATCTACAGGAAACGATAAAAACGGAAGAGTTCTGTTTACAGGATATTATGAGCCTGAGCTTGAAGGAAGCCTTTTTAAAAATGACATATATAAATATCCGGTTTACGGGATGCCATCAGATCTTGTTACTATCAATCTTTCCTCATTTTCTTCAAAATATAAAGGAGAAAAAATTACAGGACGATATACAGGCCAAACGGTTGTGCCTTACTACGATCGTAAGCAAATCGAAACGGGAGCAATTGCTGAAAATGAAGCTATAGTTATTGCTTGGGTCAAAGATCCGGTCAGCCTTTTTTTTCTTCAGATACAAGGGTCGGGAAAGATTGATCTTGATAACGGAGAAATTTTAAATGTCCATTATCATGCTACAAATGGGCATCCATATAAAAGTATCGGAGCTTTATTGATTCAGCAGGATATTATACCGCGTTCGGAAATGTCTATGCAAAATATTCGTAAGTATTTATATTCCAATCCTGAAAAAATGCACGAAATTTTAAATCATAACCCAAGCTATGTTTTTTTTAAGACTGAACAAGCCGGGCCTTTTGGATATCTTGAAGTAAAACTTACGCCGCAAAGATCAGTAGCATTGGACAAAAGCATATTTCCATTATCAGGGTTAGTTTATGTAGAAACATTAAAACCTGATATAGATGAAAACGGAGAAATTATTGCCTGGTCAAATTATAATAAATTTGTATTAGCCCAGGATACGGGAGGTGCGATACGCGGGCCGGGCCGGGCGGATCTTTTTTGGGGTAACGGGAAATATGCCGAAATAGCAGCAGGGAACATGCAACATGAGGGGAGTTTTTATTTTCTTGTATTAAAACCGGCCAAAAAATAA
- a CDS encoding RHS repeat-associated core domain-containing protein — translation MLSCFCIISACQSRYKHTNGFIVWSGKYTSFGEVEANIITFENDIRFPGQYFDSETGLHYNYHRYYDPGTGRYLTADPIGQSGGVNLFIYVLNNPVNFIDPFGLEIRVYSSNAFDVSGLNHAFVYSTETGRGKGTNGSSGATLGNGVSDLTSPYYVVTLPPGMSENDFMDRIDAANGWNNWLWFPWVNDCHSDLKNAFNQAGVQYPGAPNGRIDIDDNIRNSFNNFMRQLSQLNNPENLYRLFGGY, via the coding sequence CTGCTATCCTGTTTTTGTATCATATCTGCATGCCAAAGTAGATACAAACATACAAACGGATTTATTGTTTGGTCAGGGAAGTATACAAGTTTTGGGGAGGTAGAGGCAAATATTATAACTTTTGAAAATGATATTAGGTTTCCGGGACAATACTTTGACAGTGAAACCGGGCTGCATTATAATTACCACAGGTATTATGATCCGGGTACTGGGAGGTATTTGACGGCAGATCCAATAGGGCAAAGCGGTGGCGTGAACCTTTTTATTTATGTCCTAAATAACCCGGTGAATTTTATTGATCCGTTTGGTTTGGAAATAAGAGTTTATTCTTCGAATGCTTTTGACGTCTCTGGTTTGAATCATGCTTTTGTATATTCAACTGAGACAGGTCGTGGGAAAGGCACCAACGGCTCCTCCGGGGCTACCCTTGGAAATGGTGTTAGTGACCTAACAAGTCCCTATTATGTGGTTACTTTGCCACCAGGTATGTCAGAAAACGATTTCATGGATAGAATTGATGCAGCAAACGGATGGAATAACTGGTTGTGGTTTCCTTGGGTCAACGATTGCCACTCAGATCTTAAGAATGCTTTCAATCAAGCAGGAGTACAATATCCAGGTGCGCCAAATGGAAGAATAGACATTGATGACAACATAAGAAATAGTTTTAATAATTTTATGCGGCAATTAAGTCAACTCAATAATCCCGAAAATCTTTATCGGCTCTTTGGAGGCTATTAA
- a CDS encoding iron ABC transporter permease yields MNPPRGFSFTIVFLFGAVVLLPIFYMLLMPFRADTAEQFGELFAVFDSRHIGLAKNSLELAGGAALLSIIVGVPLASLISRTDLWGKRVIGVAYFIPVLIPPYIHAIVWTHMGPFIEHNFFFDIHSLAGAILVLTLSYFPFVTIMTIAGLKSIDRNLEEASFLSHNRFQTFYKITIPLITPHIISGAIFVFVFSVINVSVPDILRVKVYPLEIFIQFSAFYNEKAATLLSLPLIGVTFVLIALQKFYMKDRSYIQISAGIKKYSKYKLGVFNIVALIFCIAILCFSVIVPVAVLIKTAGGLDTYIRVLSTSSDQICYSVILAFCGAVLTMFLGFSLAYLIDRLKGRPMVFLSWATFLPLSIPATTLGIGLIGVWNRPVADLVYSSSIIIVLGYIARFIPYSVIVLGSGLKQVDRRLEEAAFLAGSYWSNMIRKIVIPLLRHNLFAVFFIVFVLSFGELGTTLLIIPPGRETIPIKAYNLMHYGADQMVAALCLILVTLILAISGVFLIFHKKMFRIAEIK; encoded by the coding sequence ATGAATCCTCCACGCGGTTTTTCCTTTACTATTGTTTTCCTGTTTGGTGCAGTAGTCCTATTACCCATATTCTATATGTTGCTTATGCCGTTTCGGGCGGATACCGCCGAGCAATTTGGCGAATTATTCGCAGTGTTTGACAGCCGTCACATTGGCCTTGCCAAAAACAGCCTTGAATTGGCCGGGGGAGCTGCCTTATTGAGCATTATTGTTGGAGTGCCTCTTGCGTCACTGATAAGCAGAACAGATCTTTGGGGCAAAAGAGTGATAGGAGTTGCGTATTTTATTCCTGTCCTGATTCCTCCCTATATCCATGCAATTGTATGGACCCATATGGGCCCATTTATTGAGCATAATTTTTTTTTTGATATACACAGTTTGGCGGGGGCGATTTTAGTCCTTACTCTTTCCTATTTCCCCTTTGTCACAATAATGACCATTGCAGGCTTAAAGTCAATTGACAGGAACCTGGAGGAGGCATCTTTTTTATCCCACAACAGGTTCCAAACCTTCTACAAAATTACAATACCTCTTATTACACCCCATATAATTTCAGGGGCAATATTTGTTTTTGTGTTTTCCGTTATAAATGTTAGCGTCCCTGATATCTTAAGAGTGAAAGTATATCCGCTTGAGATTTTTATCCAGTTCAGTGCTTTTTATAACGAAAAGGCTGCAACTTTATTGTCTCTGCCTCTGATTGGAGTGACTTTTGTTTTAATTGCCCTGCAAAAGTTTTACATGAAAGACCGGTCATATATCCAAATATCTGCAGGTATTAAAAAATATTCAAAATATAAACTTGGTGTATTTAATATTGTTGCCTTGATTTTTTGTATAGCAATACTTTGTTTTTCCGTCATCGTTCCAGTAGCTGTTTTGATAAAAACTGCGGGGGGGCTTGATACTTACATAAGAGTTTTGAGCACATCCTCGGATCAGATCTGCTACAGTGTAATACTCGCATTTTGCGGGGCTGTGCTTACAATGTTTCTGGGATTTTCATTGGCTTATCTGATAGACAGGTTGAAAGGTCGGCCAATGGTCTTTTTATCATGGGCGACATTTCTGCCTCTTTCCATACCGGCAACGACCTTGGGTATTGGTCTGATAGGCGTTTGGAATAGGCCCGTGGCGGATCTGGTCTACAGCAGTTCTATTATTATCGTTTTGGGTTATATTGCACGTTTCATCCCATACTCGGTAATCGTGCTTGGCTCGGGTCTGAAACAAGTTGATAGACGGCTGGAAGAAGCGGCGTTTTTGGCTGGATCATACTGGTCAAATATGATTCGAAAGATTGTTATCCCTTTGCTACGACATAACTTGTTTGCTGTTTTTTTTATAGTATTCGTTCTTTCTTTCGGTGAGCTGGGAACAACGCTTTTAATCATTCCGCCCGGAAGAGAAACAATCCCGATAAAGGCTTATAATTTGATGCATTATGGTGCAGATCAAATGGTGGCAGCGTTGTGCCTGATACTTGTAACCTTGATACTTGCCATTTCAGGTGTTTTTCTGATATTCCATAAAAAAATGTTTAGGATTGCAGAAATAAAATGA
- a CDS encoding DUF1573 domain-containing protein codes for MKSFRLFLLLVCCVTLFTSCASLEKVTLEKAPEPKIVFEELEYDFGIAGPEESISHSFIFTNEGILPLTINKVSTDCGCTAAVVSEKVIPSDGIGEIRAVFETRRYEGEQEKHITVYSNDPEAPEIELIIKGVIKRDVAVVPQGINFGDVERGKTAIGSVRLLQLSSQKLVLEKVDADKRYFEVETSPFTEDNSRGFNIHVTLKPDVPVGRLNDVITIHTNLKKRPRIDVAVWANILGRIRVEPGALSFGSVGKGDKFSKAISVSASDGTTFQIVKIECDLPFLHFDTPLGKKRSAFEIKGKVDKISPAGNVSSQLSIYTDDPDQNVIHVPVYGVVKAQ; via the coding sequence ATGAAATCTTTTAGATTATTTTTATTATTGGTATGTTGTGTGACATTATTTACTTCCTGTGCTTCTCTGGAAAAGGTAACACTGGAAAAAGCACCGGAGCCCAAAATAGTATTTGAAGAACTCGAATATGACTTTGGAATTGCCGGGCCGGAAGAGAGCATCTCACATTCTTTTATTTTTACAAATGAAGGGATCTTGCCACTCACCATCAATAAGGTGAGTACTGATTGCGGGTGTACAGCAGCGGTTGTTTCAGAAAAAGTGATCCCGTCAGATGGAATTGGAGAGATCAGGGCTGTGTTTGAAACCAGACGGTATGAAGGGGAACAGGAAAAGCATATTACTGTTTATTCAAATGATCCTGAAGCGCCTGAGATTGAATTGATCATTAAGGGAGTAATAAAAAGAGATGTGGCGGTAGTTCCACAGGGAATCAATTTCGGTGATGTGGAAAGGGGAAAAACCGCTATCGGCAGTGTGAGACTCCTGCAGCTGTCAAGTCAGAAGCTGGTTTTGGAAAAAGTCGATGCCGACAAGAGGTATTTTGAGGTGGAAACGTCTCCATTTACAGAAGACAACAGCCGGGGATTTAATATCCATGTCACTTTAAAACCTGATGTTCCGGTGGGAAGACTTAATGATGTGATTACTATCCATACAAACCTGAAAAAAAGACCCCGGATTGATGTTGCTGTCTGGGCCAATATTTTGGGACGTATCAGGGTCGAGCCGGGCGCGTTGTCATTTGGCAGTGTTGGGAAAGGGGATAAGTTTTCCAAAGCTATTTCCGTTTCTGCCAGTGATGGAACAACGTTTCAAATTGTAAAGATTGAATGTGATCTGCCGTTTCTGCATTTTGATACTCCTTTGGGCAAAAAGAGGAGTGCTTTTGAGATAAAGGGTAAAGTTGACAAAATAAGCCCTGCGGGGAATGTGTCTTCACAACTGAGCATTTATACTGATGATCCGGATCAGAATGTGATTCATGTACCCGTTTATGGGGTTGTGAAAGCTCAATAA
- the lspA gene encoding signal peptidase II, with the protein MANSKVKINKYIKLIIIAGIVLLLDQATKIIVLKYMPLYHSIPVIDSFFSLTHIHNPGGAFGFLSDQSPVIRKLVFVVISFLALCLIFYFYKVTPRNYSMLATALALIFGGALGNLVDRIRFGKVVDFLDFYIGNLHWPAFNVADSAISIGMCILLFHILLKKMPD; encoded by the coding sequence ATGGCAAATAGTAAAGTGAAAATAAATAAATATATAAAACTTATAATTATAGCCGGAATAGTTCTCTTGCTTGATCAGGCTACAAAGATAATAGTATTAAAATATATGCCGCTTTATCATTCCATACCGGTTATTGACAGTTTTTTCAGCCTTACCCATATTCATAATCCTGGTGGAGCATTTGGATTTCTTTCAGACCAAAGCCCTGTTATCAGAAAACTGGTTTTTGTTGTTATTTCATTTCTTGCATTATGTCTTATTTTCTATTTTTATAAAGTTACGCCAAGAAATTATTCTATGCTTGCAACTGCTCTTGCCTTGATCTTTGGCGGAGCGTTGGGAAATTTGGTTGATAGAATACGTTTCGGGAAAGTTGTTGATTTTCTGGATTTCTATATAGGAAATTTACACTGGCCGGCATTTAATGTTGCAGACAGTGCTATTTCCATCGGGATGTGTATATTGTTGTTTCATATTCTGCTTAAAAAAATGCCAGACTGA
- a CDS encoding ABC transporter ATP-binding protein has translation MISITNLTKRYGGTKALKGVTLEVSPNEILALVGPSGCGKTSLLRLIAGLEHPDDGNILIDNATVGTQYGFIPPHKRKLSMVFQDLALWPHMSVKAHIGFVLKAKKLSKEAMQHETDQILKNVNLNNYNNRYPHQLSGGERQRLAIARAIASDPLYLLMDEPFSNLDPVLKEELQDFIIGLKNRLGMGIIYVTHNIEEVIVMADRIAIMNRGELKQVGTKDEVLGNPMDEFVRRFLKL, from the coding sequence ATGATATCAATAACTAACCTTACGAAAAGATATGGAGGAACAAAAGCACTAAAGGGTGTAACGCTTGAGGTTTCACCTAACGAAATTCTGGCATTAGTCGGACCTTCAGGATGCGGCAAGACAAGCCTTTTAAGGCTTATTGCCGGTCTGGAGCACCCTGACGATGGAAATATATTAATTGATAATGCTACGGTCGGCACGCAGTATGGGTTTATTCCGCCTCACAAGAGAAAGTTGTCTATGGTGTTTCAGGATCTTGCTCTCTGGCCCCATATGTCTGTCAAAGCGCATATTGGATTTGTTCTCAAGGCTAAGAAATTGTCTAAAGAAGCCATGCAACACGAGACGGATCAAATTCTAAAAAACGTTAATCTAAATAATTACAATAATCGATACCCTCATCAACTCTCAGGGGGGGAGAGACAGCGCCTTGCAATTGCAAGAGCAATTGCCTCAGATCCTTTGTATTTGCTTATGGATGAGCCCTTCAGCAATCTTGACCCTGTGTTGAAAGAAGAATTGCAGGATTTTATTATCGGACTCAAGAACAGGCTGGGAATGGGTATTATATATGTAACACATAATATTGAGGAGGTAATTGTAATGGCTGATCGAATTGCAATTATGAACAGAGGGGAACTAAAACAGGTGGGAACTAAGGATGAAGTACTTGGCAATCCTATGGATGAATTTGTCCGTCGATTCCTAAAGCTTTAA
- a CDS encoding extracellular solute-binding protein, whose amino-acid sequence MRKTVNILLAILIICLIFGCSKDKQQEVVIYTSLDQIYSDPVFKDYEKKTGVRVKAVFDVEAAKTTGLVNRLIAEKDRPKCDVFWNSEIGRTITLKQKGILAVYRSPSAKDIPELFKDKDGFWTGFAARARVLVYNTNLLKQEDLPKSIFELTEAKWKGKVALAYPLFGTTATHMAAMYCLLGQEKTEGYLKALRANDVVIVNGNSTARDIVVEGKLPIAFTDTDDVNVAVQSGKPVKMLYPDHDGIGTLLIPNTVALIKNGPNPEEGKKLIDYLLSREVESKLSFCESAQMPLRDNVKKPGHVPEFTSIKAMEVDYYEVEGNMEKSAGFCQSLFIR is encoded by the coding sequence ATGAGAAAAACCGTTAATATTTTATTGGCCATATTGATTATCTGTCTGATATTTGGTTGCTCAAAAGATAAGCAACAAGAAGTGGTGATTTATACTTCTTTGGACCAGATATATTCTGACCCTGTTTTTAAAGATTATGAGAAAAAGACCGGAGTCAGGGTCAAGGCAGTATTTGATGTTGAAGCGGCAAAAACGACAGGGCTTGTAAACAGACTGATAGCAGAAAAAGACCGCCCAAAATGCGATGTGTTCTGGAATTCTGAGATCGGCAGGACCATTACTTTGAAACAAAAGGGGATTCTGGCCGTCTATCGATCTCCTTCCGCTAAAGATATTCCTGAGCTGTTTAAAGACAAGGACGGTTTCTGGACAGGTTTTGCAGCCCGTGCCCGGGTGCTTGTTTACAATACAAACCTTTTAAAGCAAGAAGATCTGCCCAAATCTATTTTTGAACTGACGGAAGCCAAATGGAAAGGAAAGGTTGCTCTTGCATATCCGCTTTTTGGCACAACAGCCACTCACATGGCGGCTATGTATTGCTTACTGGGACAGGAAAAGACTGAAGGTTATTTAAAAGCGCTAAGGGCAAACGATGTTGTAATTGTAAACGGGAATTCCACTGCAAGAGATATTGTTGTTGAGGGTAAGCTTCCCATTGCTTTCACCGATACTGATGACGTGAATGTTGCCGTTCAATCCGGCAAACCGGTGAAAATGTTATATCCAGACCATGACGGAATTGGAACTCTATTGATTCCTAACACGGTTGCGCTTATCAAAAACGGTCCGAATCCTGAAGAGGGAAAGAAGCTCATTGATTATCTGCTCAGCAGGGAAGTGGAAAGCAAACTCTCCTTTTGCGAATCCGCGCAGATGCCTCTCAGGGACAATGTAAAAAAACCGGGTCATGTGCCGGAATTTACATCCATAAAGGCCATGGAAGTGGATTATTATGAAGTTGAAGGGAATATGGAAAAATCAGCCGGGTTTTGTCAAAGCCTGTTTATAAGATAA
- the moaC gene encoding cyclic pyranopterin monophosphate synthase MoaC, which yields MSSFTHIDKNGNVRMVDVTEKKPTQRSAIAGGFVSMKKDTLAMIMNQKVKKGNVLETARIAGIMAAKKTSELIPMCHPLNLTHVAVDFYPDDVSNTIRIEASAKIFSQTGIEMEALTAVSVAALTIYDMCKSYDREMTISDICLIEKQGGKSGKFTREKYSSS from the coding sequence GTGTCTTCTTTTACTCATATTGATAAAAACGGCAATGTGCGCATGGTTGATGTTACAGAAAAAAAACCAACTCAAAGAAGTGCAATTGCTGGTGGTTTTGTTTCCATGAAAAAAGATACCTTGGCGATGATAATGAATCAAAAGGTTAAAAAAGGAAATGTCTTAGAAACAGCCAGGATTGCCGGAATAATGGCGGCCAAAAAAACATCGGAACTTATACCGATGTGCCATCCATTAAATTTAACGCATGTTGCTGTGGATTTTTATCCGGATGATGTTTCAAATACTATAAGAATAGAGGCTTCAGCTAAGATTTTCAGCCAGACAGGTATTGAAATGGAAGCTTTAACGGCTGTATCCGTTGCGGCTTTAACTATATATGATATGTGTAAATCCTATGACAGGGAAATGACTATTTCAGATATATGCCTTATTGAAAAACAAGGCGGCAAAAGCGGAAAATTCACGAGAGAAAAATATAGTTCTTCCTGA
- a CDS encoding chromate resistance protein, with protein MKKSKLIYSIFISLFVFIIFVSCSHASAGQKHLVFSTCEGFEVDKCASIWLIKRFIDKNAEIKFFPKGETIKEGILFDTPEAKFRRYFNMSTFESLLLHYNIKNAKAVHIGKIIHDIEVNTWERKVMNETISVKDTVNRIILEANDSKEIIERCNSYFDALYEE; from the coding sequence ATGAAAAAATCCAAATTAATTTATTCAATATTTATTTCTTTGTTTGTCTTTATCATTTTTGTTTCCTGCTCTCATGCCTCAGCCGGTCAAAAACACCTGGTATTTTCTACATGTGAAGGTTTTGAGGTAGATAAGTGCGCATCAATCTGGCTCATAAAGCGCTTTATTGACAAGAATGCCGAGATAAAATTTTTTCCAAAGGGTGAAACAATAAAAGAAGGTATATTATTTGATACTCCGGAAGCCAAATTTAGGCGATACTTTAACATGTCTACGTTTGAAAGCCTGTTGCTGCATTATAATATAAAAAATGCAAAAGCTGTTCATATAGGTAAAATCATACATGATATTGAGGTAAACACATGGGAGAGAAAAGTCATGAACGAGACCATTTCAGTAAAGGACACCGTAAACAGGATCATCTTGGAAGCAAACGACAGTAAGGAAATTATTGAAAGATGTAACAGCTATTTCGATGCTCTTTATGAGGAGTAA
- the lgt gene encoding prolipoprotein diacylglyceryl transferase, translating into MHPILLKIGPLSIYTYGFFIALGFLVGILFATKEAKRLGENPDMIMDLCFYILVSAIIGSRLFYVATNPGLFLDNPVEIFKVWNGGLVFYGGFIAAFITGIIYFKIKRIPVMKTTDILAPSIALAHFFGRIGCFFAGCCYGKYCELPWAVTFNNPDSLAPIGTPLHPTQLYSALNNLIIFLLLLYIRRHKKFNGQVFWIYVLVYGITRSIIEVFRADFRGDFVFGILSVSQAVGILAAIISAIMLVVLGNKAKSK; encoded by the coding sequence ATGCATCCTATTCTCTTAAAAATTGGGCCATTATCAATATATACTTATGGCTTTTTCATTGCATTGGGTTTTCTTGTGGGAATACTTTTTGCGACAAAAGAAGCAAAAAGACTTGGCGAAAACCCTGACATGATAATGGACCTTTGTTTTTATATTCTGGTTTCAGCAATTATTGGTTCGCGTCTGTTCTACGTTGCAACAAATCCGGGGCTGTTTCTTGATAATCCGGTTGAAATATTTAAGGTATGGAACGGTGGGCTTGTTTTTTACGGGGGCTTTATAGCAGCATTTATTACTGGAATTATCTATTTTAAAATAAAAAGAATTCCTGTAATGAAAACAACTGACATTCTGGCTCCTTCAATTGCTCTTGCGCATTTTTTCGGAAGAATAGGATGCTTTTTTGCGGGTTGCTGCTATGGGAAATACTGCGAATTACCCTGGGCAGTTACTTTTAACAATCCGGATTCTCTTGCCCCTATCGGTACGCCTCTTCATCCAACCCAGCTTTATTCAGCTTTGAATAATCTGATTATATTTTTGTTGCTGCTGTATATTCGCAGGCATAAAAAATTTAACGGTCAGGTATTTTGGATTTATGTTTTAGTTTATGGAATAACAAGATCTATTATAGAAGTATTCAGGGCCGATTTCAGAGGCGATTTTGTCTTTGGAATTCTTTCTGTTTCTCAGGCAGTGGGGATCTTGGCTGCGATAATATCAGCTATAATGCTTGTTGTCTTGGGTAACAAAGCGAAAAGTAAATAA